The genomic interval GCTCGATCCGGCATTCCCCTGCCCTCAGGTCAGAGCCGAACCACGCCACCACCAGCGCCACCCGCTCCAGATTGGGGCACAACGCCATCAACTCGTCGATCGAGGCTTCCCAGTCGGTCGCCCGCGTCAACGTGTTTCGGTTCATGATCCGCTGCTGGCCGCTACCCAGCGCCTCGGTCACGGGAAACGGGCAAAGCCCATGCTCCGTCGCCCCCGGAATGATCGCGAGCGCCCGGATCTGGCTTTCCAGCGACCCCGTCGGTTTCAGCACCTCGAACTGGATCACCGGTATCCGGTTGCCGAACGTGTCCAGCGGCAGGCGCTCGAACACGACATAACAAAGGCCCCGATAGGCCGGGGCATTGCCGGCCCCCTGCTTGGCCTCGATCAGCGGATCGGGCAACTGGCTATCCGAGCCGGGGTAAAACCGCATTTCGATATTGGCGAGATCGAGTTCACGACCGTCCACCCACACGCGCCGGATCGCCGCCACCGGCCCCTCGCAGAGGCCATAGGCAAAGTTCCCGAAATAGGCGAAGCTCTCGACCGTCGATCCTGCGGCCTTGCCGCCGGTGCGCTCCTCGGTGACTTCCTCTTCGAACCGCGTTGCCCAGATCAGCGTTCCGCCGATGCGCGAGGTGCCGTAAACCCTGGGTATCGCAGCACCTTCCTCCGCGCCGCCAATACGCGCGCTTGAAAGATGGCTACCCTTTACCTTTTGCCCGCCGGAAAAGATAAGGCCGTCCAGCGCGTTGCCGGCGAGCGCGCCGAGCGCCCGGCCGGCAACCGCACCAAACGGGCCGAGCAGCCCGCCGAATACGGCGCCGGCCGCCTGAAACACGAGTGTTGCCATGCTGAAACCTCAATCTCGATCGGGAAAGCGGAAAACGCCCGCAACCTTGCGCCGCCACGCGGGAACAAGGGCGGAGCGGATCACGCCCGCCTGTTCATAGGCATGAATGAAATGATCGGGACCGCACAAAATGCCGGCATGCTTGGCCGAAAACTGCGCCCGCCAGCGAAACAGAAGAATATCGCCCGGCTGCATCGCGCCCATCGCGACCGCCGGTCCGCAATAGCGAAGCGCCGCGTCAAGCAGCCGCTCCTCGCTGCCACGCTCTGCCCAATCAGCGGCATAGGGCGTTGCCGGCTCGGGCGCGGAACCGTAGAGCTCCCGCCAGACGCCGCGTATCAGCCCGAGGCAATCGCATCCTAGCCCGCACTCGCTCGCCTGGTGGCGATAGGGCGTCCCGAGCCATTTTTCGGCCATTGCCACGGCCGCGTCGCCAAGCGCCGTCATTTGTAGAGCGCCCGGCCGTCATGCTCGCTCTCGCCATTCACATAGGAATAGGCAAAATCCGGGCCCGGAACATGCGGAAAGCCGCGAAAATTGAGATGATTGCCAAACTTCGCCTTGCAGGTGGAAAACGCCTTGTCGCAGCCCGCCGTCAGCCGCACCGTATCGCCGATCGCCGGCGTCGCCTCCAGCGGAAGCCAGAGCTCCAGCCGCATCGACCCGCCCGCACCATGATTGGTCTCGATATCCGCTTTCGTGCCGGAAAGCGCACCGCTCTCGAACGAAAGAACGCCAAACGAAAAGAAACCCGCGGCGAATTCTCCGCCGACCGATACCGTCAGTTGCGCATCGCTATCGACCGCGACGACGGTCCCGGTCGCCGTGAACCCCGGCGTGGCGAGGTTAAATCCACATTTTCCGTCCCCGAGCGCGGCATCGCAACGGCGCGAGAAACTGCGCCCCTGCGGCTGGGACAAGCGGTGCGTCACAGACCGCAACTCCGCCGTAAATCCGCCGCCCTCACGAGTCACTTCGCCGATTTCGTGCACATACATCCGCTGGTGTTGCGACGGGTTGCGCCAGTTAACCAGATAGGCCTCCACCCGCGCCCCGTCATACTGCCCGGCAGCAAGCGCTTCCTCGGTGATCGCCTTACTGGAAAATCCGCCTGCGACCTCGCTGGTACTGGCCGCAAGCCCTTCCTCCGTCTCGAGGTTCGTCGCCGCAAACCCGCTCGCCGCCAGAAAGGTTGTGGATGCGAAGTGAAGGTCATGGTCATGTTCGGTAAAGCCCATGACCGCGCCGTCCTTCAGCACCACCCGCCAGCAGGAACACACCGTGGTCGCATCTTCGGAAAGGTGGGCCAGAAGGCCCGCTTCGATCTCCCTCATGGCTTGACCTCCACCAGCGGCACCGATGGCACGCTGCCCGCATTGAATGCCTTCATATTGATGTCGATGCGGTCGATATCGAAGCGCACCGGCACATCGAATTCGTATCCGGCGAAAATCGCGGCACCGTTAGCCGGTGGGCTCGCAAACGTCACAACCCCGCTCGCCGCATCGACGGAAAATCCGGATGCGGCAACGCCATCGACAGCGACCTTCACGCTGTCGACCACCGGCTTCCGGATCGTCCTGGTCCAGGACGCCGCGCCATCGCCATAGGTCTTGATCAGTTGAAAGCCCGTCGTCGCGCCGTCCCCGGTCGCAATCCACTGATCGCCGGCTGCCGGCTCGGCAAGCGGACCGCAGGATTTGAAATCGACCGGATCGCGAAACCGGAACCCGTAAAGCTGGCCGCCGCGCGCCTCGAAAAACGCCATCAACTCATAAAGATCGGCCACCGAACGTACTGCCGAGCCCGCGTCGTACGACCGACGCGAATCCCGCCATCGCTGATTGCGCGATTCGTGGCCGTTGGAGAGGTTGACAATATCGGTGCGCCGCGCCGGCCCACCGCTTACCGAGAGTGACAGGCGCAGCGGAAACCGCACCTCATGAAAACTCGCGCTCATGACCGCTCCTCAGATATTGCGCTGGCCGGAGCGCACCGCCCGCGCCAGCATCGCCGAGACCTGCCCCTCGCTCTTGCGGAAGCTCTCCGCATCGGGCGTCGAGACGTTGAAAACAATCCGCGCGCCACCGCCGCCGCCCGCGGCTACCCCGAGCGAGCCATCGGCCCCGCGCTTCAGCGGCAGGATCGCCTCGCTGCCGGCCTCGCCCATCAGCCCCAGGCCGCCATTCATTCCGAAATAGGTCGGCGTCGAAACGATGCCGCCGGCGGCAAAGGGCGTAATCCTGCCCGGCACCCCGCCCTTGGCGTGAGCCACGGCCTCCACCAGCCCGCCTGTCAGTGAGCCGATCTGGCTTGCGATCACGCCTTCCAACGGCTTCAGCGCCGCGTTGAGCGCCAGATCGTTCAGCCGACGCCCGAGGTCCCCCAGCACAGTCTGCAGCCCCTTGCCGCCAAGCGTTGCGTCCTTCAGCGCCGTGGTAAGCGCGCCCGCAAACCGGTCGGATTGCGTTTCCAGATCGAGCAGCACGTCGTAGAGCGCGCTGGCGCTCTCGCGCGCGCCATCGATACTCGTCTCTTCAATGTCCATGAAACGTCCTCATCTGTCGGGAAAGCGGGTCATCAGATCGTCGAGGGCCGCCCGCGTCGGAAAGCCCTCGGCCGGCGCGAACGCGCCCGCCATCGCCGCGAACTCCATCGGCGACAGCGCCCAGAACGTCGCCGGAGGAAGCCGCAGCGTGCAGAGCCCGGTATGGATCGCCGCCCGCCAGGGGAACGGTTCGGCGATGGGAGGTTGGGGCTCTGCCGCTGCGGCTAGGAAGGGTCCGTCTCTTTCGAGGCCTCCCCTCCCGTAAACGTCACCGTCAGCAGTTCGCCGACAAGGCTTGCATAGGCCGCGACGCCGCCTTCCATACTCATGGCGGCCACCTCTTCGTCATCGATCGCATTGCCACCGCCGCGCAGTCCGGCGCCGATGATCGCGATCAGATCGCGCGCCTTCAGCCCGCCCGACGAAAGCCGGCTGCCGAGGTCGGCCAGACCGGCGGCAGCAAACGCGGTTTCCAGCTCCGCGAGCGCCCCGAGCGTCAGGCAGAGAATCCGCCGCTCACCATCGAACACCGCCTCCACCTCGCCGCGATGGCGGTTCGCCCTTCCGCCGCCGCGGCTCATACCGCCGCTCCGAAGCTCACGGCGCCGCCCGATTCCAGCGCAATCTCGAACTGGACCTCGCCATTGTGCTGGCCGTTATATTCGAGCGCGGAGATCTGGAACGGCCCGGCAACGATACCGAACCCCGGGATCACGATCTGCGCCTCCACCAGCGCGGCGGAGAAAAACGCGGCACGCAGCGTCTCATCGGATGCCTGGTCCTTGAAGATTCCCGAAGCCGTCATCGACGCCCGCTGAACGCCGGCGCCGGCCAGCAGCTCGCGCCACCGCCCGGCGCTTTCGGAATCGGTGATGTCCACCGTCTCGGCGTTGAACGCCAGCCGCCGCGACCTCAGGCCGGCGACGGTTTCATAGGTGCTGCCATTATGCAGCTTCAAAAGCAGGTCCTTGCCTTTCTGGGCAGTCATGGAACTCTCCGTTGTGTGTCTGGAAATCAGCGGCTCACGCCGGTTCGGTCACCGCGCGAAAGCGCATTTCGGCGAGGAAATAGCCGGTCCGCGTCACCCGCTTCACCCTGGTCGAACGATGCGCAAGATTGACGAGCGTCGCACCGGAGAGCGACAGCGCCTGATCATCGAGCGACGCCCTCACCCGCGCCTCGATCTGCTGCAATGCCTTGCGCCCATGCGCCTCTGACCAGATCTCGATCGTCAGCGCATGCTCGAAAAGTTTGCCGTCCACCGTTGAAACATCGGTGGTGACGCATTCTCCGAAGACGATGGCGGGCAGTCGCGGCCTGCTCAGCAACCGGTCGAAGATCGCATCCGCGCCGATCAGTCCCGTCAACTCGCCATCGCCAGAAAGCGCCGCATGGATTGCCGCTAGAAGCGCGTTTTCCGGCGAACTCATGGCTCGATCTCCTCGCATCGGCAGACAAGGTATCGTCCGGTCTCATCGGGATCGCGCCAGCCATTGATCCTGAACACCCGACCGCCGCGCGTGAGCCGCATCCCCGGCGCCAGATCCGACCGCATCCGCATCCAGACCTCATGGGTCAGGCGAACGACCTCGCCATTGGCTTCCTCATCGAAGGCAATCGAGACCGGCTCGACCCGCGCCCAGAGCTTTGCGACCTCCGACCAGTTCTCCGCCGCACCGCCCTGCCCATCCGAGGTGAACGTGGGGGCCATCAGATCGAGACGGGCCGAAAACGCCCCCGGATCAAACGTACGCATCAAAGCCTCCATGCCTTGAGCGGCGCAATCAGCCGGTCATAGCCGTCCGGCGTTCCGGCCGGCTGCTGATCGGGCCCGATCGCGCCCCGGAACACGAACATGTGCGCCACATGGCGCAGCATCGCTTGCCTCGCGACCTCCGGCACGTCCGCCGCTGCGCCAAAACCCGATGTAAATTCCACCTCGATGCCGTTGACGCCGGCCCGCCATCCGCCCATGCCGGGCAGGTAGAACCGCGCCGGCCGCGCCCGGCCATCAAGCCGTCCGCCGTCGAGTGCAACAACCGTCGCCTCACCATCGCCTTCATAGGCGGTCACCGCATCGACGCTCTGCACCGGCCCATGCGCCAGTGAAATCATGCCGCTGGCCGGCCAGGCGTCGCGGTAGAGCCGCCAGGTCTGCGTTACCAGCGCCAGACCGCTCACGCTTTCCAGATATTCCCGTGCGGCCACGATCAGCGCCGCTACAAAATCATCTTCCTCGCTGCCATCGAGGCGCATGAACGCCTTGGCCTCGC from Martelella mediterranea DSM 17316 carries:
- a CDS encoding phage tail tape measure protein; protein product: MDIEETSIDGARESASALYDVLLDLETQSDRFAGALTTALKDATLGGKGLQTVLGDLGRRLNDLALNAALKPLEGVIASQIGSLTGGLVEAVAHAKGGVPGRITPFAAGGIVSTPTYFGMNGGLGLMGEAGSEAILPLKRGADGSLGVAAGGGGGARIVFNVSTPDAESFRKSEGQVSAMLARAVRSGQRNI
- a CDS encoding DUF2163 domain-containing protein — its product is MREIEAGLLAHLSEDATTVCSCWRVVLKDGAVMGFTEHDHDLHFASTTFLAASGFAATNLETEEGLAASTSEVAGGFSSKAITEEALAAGQYDGARVEAYLVNWRNPSQHQRMYVHEIGEVTREGGGFTAELRSVTHRLSQPQGRSFSRRCDAALGDGKCGFNLATPGFTATGTVVAVDSDAQLTVSVGGEFAAGFFSFGVLSFESGALSGTKADIETNHGAGGSMRLELWLPLEATPAIGDTVRLTAGCDKAFSTCKAKFGNHLNFRGFPHVPGPDFAYSYVNGESEHDGRALYK
- a CDS encoding phage major tail protein, TP901-1 family, which codes for MTAQKGKDLLLKLHNGSTYETVAGLRSRRLAFNAETVDITDSESAGRWRELLAGAGVQRASMTASGIFKDQASDETLRAAFFSAALVEAQIVIPGFGIVAGPFQISALEYNGQHNGEVQFEIALESGGAVSFGAAV
- a CDS encoding phage head closure protein; this encodes MRTFDPGAFSARLDLMAPTFTSDGQGGAAENWSEVAKLWARVEPVSIAFDEEANGEVVRLTHEVWMRMRSDLAPGMRLTRGGRVFRINGWRDPDETGRYLVCRCEEIEP
- a CDS encoding NlpC/P60 family protein — translated: MTALGDAAVAMAEKWLGTPYRHQASECGLGCDCLGLIRGVWRELYGSAPEPATPYAADWAERGSEERLLDAALRYCGPAVAMGAMQPGDILLFRWRAQFSAKHAGILCGPDHFIHAYEQAGVIRSALVPAWRRKVAGVFRFPDRD
- a CDS encoding DUF2460 domain-containing protein; this translates as MSASFHEVRFPLRLSLSVSGGPARRTDIVNLSNGHESRNQRWRDSRRSYDAGSAVRSVADLYELMAFFEARGGQLYGFRFRDPVDFKSCGPLAEPAAGDQWIATGDGATTGFQLIKTYGDGAASWTRTIRKPVVDSVKVAVDGVAASGFSVDAASGVVTFASPPANGAAIFAGYEFDVPVRFDIDRIDINMKAFNAGSVPSVPLVEVKP
- a CDS encoding DUF3168 domain-containing protein, with amino-acid sequence MSSPENALLAAIHAALSGDGELTGLIGADAIFDRLLSRPRLPAIVFGECVTTDVSTVDGKLFEHALTIEIWSEAHGRKALQQIEARVRASLDDQALSLSGATLVNLAHRSTRVKRVTRTGYFLAEMRFRAVTEPA
- a CDS encoding head-tail connector protein — protein: MSYALITPPAEEPVSLSEAKAFMRLDGSEEDDFVAALIVAAREYLESVSGLALVTQTWRLYRDAWPASGMISLAHGPVQSVDAVTAYEGDGEATVVALDGGRLDGRARPARFYLPGMGGWRAGVNGIEVEFTSGFGAAADVPEVARQAMLRHVAHMFVFRGAIGPDQQPAGTPDGYDRLIAPLKAWRL
- a CDS encoding rcc01693 family protein; amino-acid sequence: MAEPFPWRAAIHTGLCTLRLPPATFWALSPMEFAAMAGAFAPAEGFPTRAALDDLMTRFPDR
- a CDS encoding gene transfer agent family protein; this encodes MSRGGGRANRHRGEVEAVFDGERRILCLTLGALAELETAFAAAGLADLGSRLSSGGLKARDLIAIIGAGLRGGGNAIDDEEVAAMSMEGGVAAYASLVGELLTVTFTGGEASKETDPS